In Oscillatoria sp. FACHB-1406, one DNA window encodes the following:
- a CDS encoding class I SAM-dependent methyltransferase has protein sequence MGCKSHHSDMENVKQTFEEMAGEFDAIIRRLIPDYAQMVEALIAALPFDSDRDTSMIDLGCGTGTISHRVLTEFPNTEITCVDIAENMLAIARQKLERFPTTRYQVGNFETYDFDSTYDAALSSLALHHLKTDEDKQQFYQKIYDNLNPGGVFYNADVVLASSDRLQQMYMNRWKDFMKKQVCQEEIENKWIPKYYEEDRPAILCHQLSWLEAIGFKEVDIIWKYYNFAVYGGRKPHS, from the coding sequence ATGGGTTGTAAATCTCATCATTCTGATATGGAGAATGTCAAACAAACATTTGAGGAAATGGCTGGCGAGTTTGATGCTATCATTCGCCGTTTGATTCCTGACTATGCTCAAATGGTAGAAGCTCTAATTGCTGCGCTTCCCTTCGATTCGGATCGAGACACGAGCATGATTGACCTCGGTTGCGGTACGGGAACGATTTCTCACCGCGTCCTAACTGAGTTTCCCAATACGGAAATAACCTGCGTCGATATTGCTGAAAATATGCTGGCGATCGCGCGACAAAAGTTAGAGAGGTTTCCCACAACTCGCTATCAAGTCGGCAACTTCGAGACCTATGACTTTGATTCTACCTATGATGCGGCCCTGTCATCGCTAGCGCTGCATCATCTTAAGACCGACGAAGATAAGCAACAGTTTTATCAAAAAATTTACGATAATCTCAATCCCGGCGGCGTTTTTTACAACGCTGATGTCGTTTTGGCTTCTAGCGATCGCCTCCAACAAATGTATATGAATCGCTGGAAAGATTTCATGAAAAAGCAAGTTTGTCAAGAGGAAATTGAAAATAAATGGATTCCTAAATATTACGAAGAAGATCGACCAGCGATCCTTTGCCATCAACTATCTTGGCTCGAGGCGATCGGTTTTAAGGAAGTGGATATTATCTGGAAATACTACAACTTTGCTGTCTACGGGGGTCGCAAACCTCACAGTTAA
- a CDS encoding DUF1350 family protein: protein MDWQEISGGWVMVPRYPIGIIHFLGGAFVATAPHLTYRCLLEQLAKAGYAVVATPFLNTLDHAAIAREVLNRFETICDRLYARDAFRGRYLPIYGIGHSLGCKLHLLIGSIHEVQRAGNISIAYNNYPVSRAIPFADQLLSISPAFNVEFTPSPVETNALVAQEYCVRRNLLIQFTNDTIDQTADLNRVLRSRFPTLTAVQTLPGNHLTPLSQQLEWQTGEVFTPFDAIGQWLKQETSRDLNRLHQEIKRWLNPVGAR, encoded by the coding sequence GTGGATTGGCAGGAAATTTCAGGGGGGTGGGTAATGGTTCCCCGCTACCCTATTGGCATTATTCATTTTCTTGGGGGGGCGTTTGTGGCGACAGCGCCTCATTTAACGTATCGTTGTTTGCTCGAACAGCTAGCTAAGGCGGGTTATGCCGTTGTGGCTACGCCTTTCCTGAATACGTTAGATCACGCTGCGATCGCGCGGGAAGTGCTAAATCGTTTTGAAACGATCTGCGATCGCCTTTACGCCCGGGATGCGTTTCGCGGGCGCTATCTCCCGATTTACGGCATCGGACACAGTTTAGGCTGCAAGCTGCATTTGCTGATTGGAAGCATTCACGAAGTCCAGCGCGCTGGAAATATCTCGATCGCTTACAATAATTATCCCGTTAGCCGCGCCATTCCCTTTGCCGACCAATTGCTTAGCATCTCGCCCGCTTTTAACGTTGAGTTTACGCCTTCTCCGGTCGAAACCAACGCGCTAGTCGCCCAAGAGTATTGCGTGCGCCGCAATTTGCTGATTCAGTTTACTAACGATACTATCGATCAAACGGCAGATTTAAACCGAGTGTTGCGATCGCGCTTTCCGACGCTAACGGCAGTTCAAACCTTGCCCGGAAATCACCTTACGCCCCTCTCGCAACAGCTTGAATGGCAGACGGGAGAAGTCTTTACGCCCTTTGACGCGATCGGGCAATGGTTAAAACAGGAAACTTCCCGAGACTTAAATCGTCTCCATCAGGAAATTAAACGCTGGTTAAATCCTGTTGGCGCGCGCTGA
- a CDS encoding polysaccharide deacetylase family protein: MLLVPRKLRSLFQRPQVKTPLLKKIFAIALLFCVGLGISLTIFEITTVEVPVLGFHDVIDISNPEELPPKRLSQEGDYTKQKLATFIEDLVRENYWFLSTAELYDYFLSPHKRAIPKEHQNQNPLLLTFDDGYKSAHKNILAIAEDIERRYGKKIKIVWFINPAFLGHHGTKLERISCNDLRTGLERGYYDVQSHGLNHLNLTQIPDKQLDRELKVAKEELKTCTQGLDPDNLVASQIAYPFGAVNARVKERVARYYKAGYLYNSRILRPKYLKDNYLIPRLTIYNEVSVKRLKILAAGGWL, from the coding sequence ATGCTCTTAGTTCCCCGCAAATTGCGATCGCTTTTTCAACGCCCTCAAGTTAAAACGCCCCTCCTCAAAAAAATCTTCGCGATCGCACTATTATTTTGTGTCGGACTCGGAATCTCCTTAACTATCTTTGAAATAACGACTGTTGAAGTTCCAGTGTTAGGGTTTCACGATGTCATCGATATCAGCAATCCCGAAGAACTACCGCCTAAACGTCTCTCCCAGGAAGGGGATTACACCAAACAAAAACTTGCCACTTTCATCGAAGATCTCGTTCGCGAAAACTATTGGTTTCTCTCCACCGCCGAACTCTACGATTACTTCCTCAGCCCACATAAACGCGCTATTCCTAAAGAACATCAAAACCAAAATCCCCTTCTTCTTACCTTCGATGATGGTTACAAAAGCGCTCACAAAAATATTTTAGCCATTGCTGAAGATATCGAACGACGTTACGGCAAAAAAATTAAAATTGTTTGGTTTATCAATCCAGCTTTCTTAGGTCATCATGGAACCAAGCTCGAACGCATTAGTTGTAATGATTTACGAACGGGACTCGAACGCGGTTACTACGACGTTCAATCCCACGGACTCAATCATCTCAACTTGACTCAAATCCCTGACAAGCAACTCGATCGCGAACTTAAAGTCGCAAAAGAAGAATTAAAAACTTGTACCCAAGGATTAGACCCCGATAATCTCGTTGCTTCTCAAATTGCTTATCCTTTTGGAGCCGTAAATGCGCGCGTCAAAGAGCGAGTGGCTCGCTATTATAAAGCCGGATATTTGTATAATAGCAGAATATTAAGACCCAAATACTTGAAAGATAATTATTTGATTCCTCGCCTAACAATTTATAATGAAGTCTCCGTCAAACGCTTAAAAATTTTAGCAGCAGGCGGATGGCTATAA
- a CDS encoding DUF5009 domain-containing protein, producing the protein MTSENSLELNTQKTLPFRRADALDALRGIAILAMILSGTIPFEGTLPAWMYHAQVPPPDYKFNPNLPGLTWVDLVFPLFLFALGAAIPLAYSRRLERGQTQGPIILAIFKRGFLLAAFAIISQHLRPVVISSEPGDYKWQFGLLGFVILFLIFVRLPRSLPKWLQIAVPALGWAAAIIFLTNIRYPSDSKSQFFSLERSDIIILILANIAVFAALIWLFTRQNWLARLAILVFLFPLFLSFSNDGWNTQFLKLESLKWLFNFDFLKYLFIAIPGTLVGDWIADWLKPREEEKKANWQPGKYTLLLIIAIALQFILLVGLQSRWLVATTLLSFLGCVLGYQLVRHANSDTEKLIQKIYHWACYWLAIGLAFEPYEGGIKKDSATMSYFFVTTAMSMFLLIALLVAIDIFKQRQSFQLFIDNGKNPLLAYVAFGNFLWPILELLGLQKPISEMMNAPWLGFLKGLIYTLIIAILVSLCTKLKLIWKT; encoded by the coding sequence ATGACTTCAGAAAATAGTCTCGAACTTAACACTCAAAAAACCTTGCCATTTCGCCGCGCAGATGCCCTCGATGCCTTGCGCGGAATTGCGATTTTAGCGATGATTTTATCGGGAACGATTCCTTTTGAAGGAACCTTACCCGCATGGATGTATCATGCCCAAGTCCCGCCGCCGGACTACAAATTTAATCCCAATCTTCCCGGACTGACTTGGGTTGATTTAGTCTTCCCTTTATTCTTATTTGCCCTGGGTGCTGCCATCCCGCTGGCTTACTCTCGCCGCTTGGAGCGCGGACAAACTCAAGGGCCGATTATTTTAGCCATCTTTAAACGCGGCTTTCTTCTCGCTGCTTTTGCTATCATCAGCCAACATTTACGTCCGGTTGTCATTAGTTCCGAGCCGGGAGATTATAAATGGCAGTTTGGTTTATTGGGTTTTGTCATTCTCTTTTTAATATTTGTCCGCTTGCCGCGATCGCTTCCAAAATGGTTGCAGATTGCCGTACCCGCTTTAGGATGGGCAGCAGCGATTATTTTCCTAACAAATATTCGTTATCCCAGCGATTCTAAATCTCAGTTTTTTTCCTTAGAACGCAGCGATATTATTATCCTAATCTTAGCCAATATTGCTGTTTTTGCTGCCTTAATTTGGCTATTCACGCGACAGAATTGGCTAGCACGGCTTGCTATCCTCGTCTTTCTATTTCCTTTGTTTTTATCCTTTAGCAATGACGGCTGGAATACACAATTTCTCAAACTAGAATCTCTGAAATGGCTTTTCAATTTTGATTTCTTAAAATATCTATTTATTGCGATTCCAGGGACTTTAGTCGGCGATTGGATCGCGGACTGGTTGAAACCGCGCGAGGAGGAGAAGAAAGCCAATTGGCAACCGGGAAAATATACCCTATTATTAATCATTGCGATCGCGCTTCAGTTCATCCTCTTAGTCGGGTTGCAATCGCGCTGGTTAGTCGCTACTACCCTTCTCAGTTTTCTCGGCTGCGTCCTGGGTTATCAACTTGTCCGCCATGCGAACAGCGATACCGAAAAGCTAATTCAAAAAATCTATCACTGGGCGTGCTATTGGCTAGCGATCGGGCTAGCTTTTGAACCCTACGAAGGCGGAATTAAAAAAGATTCTGCAACCATGAGTTATTTCTTTGTGACGACGGCGATGTCCATGTTCCTGCTGATTGCCTTGCTTGTCGCGATCGACATTTTTAAGCAAAGACAAAGCTTTCAACTTTTCATCGATAATGGTAAAAATCCGTTATTAGCTTACGTTGCTTTCGGTAATTTCCTCTGGCCTATCTTAGAGTTACTGGGCTTGCAAAAACCAATTTCAGAAATGATGAACGCGCCTTGGCTGGGATTTTTAAAAGGGCTAATCTATACATTAATTATTGCAATTTTAGTGAGTTTGTGTACGAAATTAAAGTTGATTTGGAAGACTTAA
- a CDS encoding DUF1206 domain-containing protein: MLEKLVRLGYATKGAVYGLIGILALETAFGVGGKTTDSSGALLTIASQPFGKFLLIVIAIGLAGYAIWRLIETFIDPENKGTDAKGIGARIGYLSSGIAYSALSIEAASLALRANRSSGNGNSTADWTARVMAQPFGRWLVGLAGAIAIGVGLYLMYKAYKVKFRRKMDLSELSTEQEKLLVQVCRFGVAARGLVFMAIGFFILQAAYQVDPNEVRGLDGVLQAFAAQPFGKVLLAFVALGLVAYAIYLLVQARYLRLKADEVEDDIESKIPFR, encoded by the coding sequence GTGCTAGAAAAATTAGTTAGACTCGGCTATGCGACGAAAGGGGCTGTTTATGGCTTAATCGGGATTTTAGCCCTTGAAACTGCTTTTGGTGTCGGTGGAAAGACGACGGATTCATCTGGGGCGCTTTTAACAATCGCGTCCCAACCTTTCGGAAAGTTCCTCTTAATTGTAATTGCCATCGGTTTAGCGGGATATGCAATCTGGCGATTGATTGAAACTTTTATCGATCCGGAGAACAAAGGCACGGATGCTAAAGGAATCGGCGCTCGGATTGGTTATCTAAGCAGCGGTATAGCCTATAGCGCCTTGTCGATAGAAGCAGCAAGTTTAGCGTTACGTGCGAATCGTAGTAGCGGCAACGGTAATTCTACCGCAGATTGGACGGCGCGTGTAATGGCGCAACCCTTCGGACGATGGCTGGTAGGGTTAGCAGGCGCAATAGCAATTGGTGTAGGTTTGTATTTAATGTACAAAGCCTACAAAGTTAAGTTTCGCCGAAAAATGGATTTGAGTGAATTGAGCACCGAACAGGAGAAGTTGCTCGTTCAAGTTTGTCGCTTTGGTGTAGCGGCGCGAGGGTTGGTTTTTATGGCAATCGGCTTTTTTATTCTACAAGCCGCTTACCAAGTCGATCCCAATGAAGTCCGAGGATTAGATGGCGTATTGCAAGCCTTTGCCGCTCAGCCTTTTGGAAAAGTATTACTAGCCTTTGTTGCTTTAGGTTTAGTTGCTTATGCGATTTATTTGCTCGTACAAGCGCGCTATCTTCGCCTTAAAGCAGATGAGGTTGAAGACGATATCGAGAGCAAAATACCTTTTCGATGA
- a CDS encoding YqaE/Pmp3 family membrane protein, giving the protein MNLLRVLLAVLVPPLGVFLTAGVSTALIINILLTLLGWLPGSIHAVWVLSKYAERAGEQERTY; this is encoded by the coding sequence ATGAATTTACTGAGAGTCTTATTAGCAGTTCTCGTACCGCCTTTGGGTGTTTTTCTGACGGCTGGAGTGAGTACGGCCCTAATCATCAATATTTTGTTAACCCTTCTCGGATGGTTGCCCGGTTCCATTCATGCTGTTTGGGTTCTCAGCAAGTATGCTGAAAGAGCCGGAGAACAAGAAAGAACTTACTAA
- a CDS encoding phage holin family protein, with protein sequence MLGTLLTLLMTALSLLVVDIIFPGVDLANFPAAMLAAVAIGGVNAFIRPVLSLLSLPINIVTLGAFSLIVNGLCFWLAAVVTPGFHVSGLLAFILGPVILSAVNAVLNQYVVDRYPLLSGTPQAQLDGDRQSKA encoded by the coding sequence ATGTTAGGAACATTATTAACACTGCTTATGACGGCGCTGAGCTTATTAGTTGTAGACATTATTTTTCCGGGAGTCGATTTAGCAAACTTTCCAGCCGCTATGCTCGCTGCTGTCGCAATTGGTGGCGTGAATGCTTTTATAAGACCTGTCCTTTCCTTGCTTTCGCTGCCCATCAATATTGTGACCTTGGGCGCATTTTCGTTAATCGTGAACGGGTTATGTTTCTGGCTTGCTGCGGTTGTTACGCCGGGTTTCCACGTCAGTGGCTTGCTGGCTTTCATTTTAGGCCCGGTAATCTTATCTGCTGTTAATGCCGTTCTGAATCAGTATGTCGTCGATCGCTATCCCTTGTTGAGTGGCACTCCGCAAGCGCAATTAGATGGAGATCGTCAGTCCAAAGCTTAA
- a CDS encoding peptidase C15, which yields MPRKIILTSFQTWLPHQTSNSSDDLLSQLPKHRFSDRYSILLRGLPVDPQKASKRVLLGIEVLKPDAIICCGMAESRSHLTIESNAECGSRKLKTTVHLAALIADIPRITISHDAGKFVCEALYYEVLNYIEVKQLPIACIFVHVPLLNSSNIRQTIEDFLAIIERI from the coding sequence ATGCCTCGTAAAATTATCCTGACTTCGTTTCAAACATGGCTTCCCCATCAAACTTCTAATTCGTCCGACGATTTACTTTCCCAATTGCCCAAACATCGATTTTCAGATCGATATTCTATCTTGCTGCGCGGGTTGCCTGTCGATCCTCAAAAAGCGAGCAAGCGCGTCCTTTTAGGAATTGAGGTATTGAAACCGGATGCAATTATCTGTTGCGGTATGGCGGAGTCGCGATCGCACCTTACGATCGAATCGAATGCTGAGTGCGGCAGCCGGAAACTTAAGACCACTGTCCATCTGGCAGCACTGATTGCTGATATCCCTCGAATTACTATCAGCCATGATGCGGGAAAATTTGTCTGCGAAGCGCTCTATTATGAAGTCCTTAACTATATAGAAGTCAAGCAATTGCCGATTGCCTGCATTTTTGTTCATGTCCCTCTGCTCAATTCCAGCAATATCAGGCAAACTATCGAGGATTTTCTCGCGATTATCGAGAGAATTTGA
- a CDS encoding tRNA (guanine-N1)-methyltransferase, with protein MNLLTEGQVKFEVGNAFYNPKGQISRDLGVLAARVYRAENGQLRVLDAMAGCGVRSLRYYDESEADWVLANEGNPEVGAVLRANLNEILAAGRGKISHDNADRVFSQCYCDRDYYDLIDLDSFGTPTPYLSTALRALKLNGLLYLTSTDGRTATGHQCDRSLAAYGAFARNHPAAQEQVLRLLIGAVQQQAAILGWGVQPMFSLFLGQTYRVMVRLRPKSALTPQNYGFLGYCHHCGEYQAVSWRKLGNCLCPQDTRSLTLSGPMWLGALHDRDFLRSMQHLTEETKTRDLLQIMAAEADFPPYFYTMGEIGRRGKLDVPKRSRLLQALQEQGYRAVPTSINARAIKTNADLAACIALAKKLLSQVI; from the coding sequence TTGAACTTGTTAACAGAAGGTCAGGTCAAATTTGAAGTCGGCAATGCGTTCTATAACCCTAAAGGTCAAATTTCGAGGGATTTAGGTGTTTTGGCTGCGAGGGTATACCGTGCCGAAAACGGACAATTGCGCGTGCTGGATGCGATGGCAGGGTGCGGGGTGCGATCGCTGCGATACTACGATGAAAGTGAGGCGGATTGGGTACTGGCGAATGAAGGTAATCCCGAAGTTGGGGCAGTGTTGCGCGCGAATTTAAACGAGATTTTAGCCGCAGGAAGGGGCAAAATTTCCCACGACAATGCCGATCGCGTCTTCTCTCAATGCTACTGCGATCGCGACTACTACGACCTCATCGATCTCGACAGTTTCGGTACGCCCACTCCCTACCTCAGTACCGCCCTGCGCGCCCTCAAACTCAACGGTTTACTCTACCTCACCAGTACCGACGGACGTACCGCTACCGGACATCAATGCGATCGCAGTTTAGCCGCTTACGGAGCCTTTGCTCGCAACCATCCCGCAGCCCAAGAACAAGTCTTGCGCCTCCTCATCGGTGCGGTGCAGCAGCAAGCTGCTATCCTCGGTTGGGGAGTTCAGCCGATGTTTTCCCTCTTTTTAGGGCAAACCTATCGCGTTATGGTGCGCTTGCGCCCTAAGTCCGCGCTTACTCCCCAAAACTATGGTTTTCTCGGTTATTGCCATCATTGCGGCGAATATCAAGCCGTCTCTTGGCGCAAGTTAGGAAATTGCCTTTGTCCCCAGGATACGCGATCGCTGACCCTCAGCGGCCCGATGTGGTTAGGAGCGTTGCACGATCGCGATTTCCTGCGATCGATGCAACACTTAACAGAGGAGACGAAAACGCGAGATTTACTGCAAATTATGGCAGCAGAAGCCGATTTTCCGCCTTACTTTTATACAATGGGAGAAATCGGGCGCAGAGGCAAACTGGATGTTCCCAAGCGATCGCGACTTCTACAAGCCCTGCAAGAACAAGGCTATCGCGCCGTTCCCACCTCAATTAACGCTCGAGCCATTAAAACCAATGCCGATTTAGCCGCTTGCATCGCCCTTGCCAAAAAGCTTCTTAGTCAAGTAATTTAG
- a CDS encoding DUF4276 family protein — MVSEIRIYVEGGGDGKDTKARVREGFSKFLSEFKKIARAKKIGFTIIACGRRNSAHRDFLNALSTHPDAFNLLLVDPEAPVKVKSPKQHLINRDSWNLSGIEDDCIHLMVQVVESWLVADVDTLAKYYGQGFQKSSIPENSNVEEISKEQIESCLKRATQKTQKKAYHKINHCPEILGMLNTQKVRSKAPYCDRLFVTLIALLEPPAS, encoded by the coding sequence ATGGTAAGCGAAATTCGTATTTATGTAGAAGGAGGTGGAGATGGAAAAGACACGAAGGCGAGAGTGAGAGAAGGATTTAGCAAGTTTTTGAGTGAATTCAAAAAAATCGCTCGAGCAAAAAAGATTGGTTTTACAATTATTGCTTGCGGTAGGAGAAACTCAGCCCATCGAGATTTTCTAAATGCTTTAAGCACTCATCCTGATGCTTTCAATCTTTTATTAGTTGATCCCGAGGCTCCAGTTAAAGTTAAAAGTCCAAAGCAGCATTTAATCAATCGCGATTCTTGGAACTTATCGGGAATCGAAGATGACTGCATTCACTTGATGGTACAAGTGGTAGAAAGCTGGTTAGTTGCCGATGTTGACACTTTAGCTAAATATTACGGTCAGGGTTTCCAAAAGAGTTCAATTCCTGAAAACTCTAATGTTGAAGAAATTTCCAAAGAGCAAATAGAATCTTGTCTCAAAAGAGCAACTCAAAAGACTCAAAAGAAGGCTTATCATAAAATTAACCACTGTCCTGAAATATTAGGAATGTTGAATACTCAAAAAGTTCGTAGCAAAGCGCCGTATTGCGATCGCTTGTTTGTTACGCTTATTGCTCTACTCGAACCCCCTGCGTCGTGA
- a CDS encoding AAA family ATPase — protein sequence MNGQTFIKTLTLQNFLSYGEFGETIDLQPLNVIIGANASGKSNLIEAMGLLQAVPNDLTQPIREGGGVREWLWKGGKETPIARIEALLDYPDGIMPLRYRLDFTAVNQRLEIVDEAIENEKPNREGEQDVFFFYRYQQGNPVLNVRTNLEIQAGEHIERSRRSLKRETLKLDRSVLAQRKDPEQYPELTYLAEQFPNICLYREWNSGRYTPPRMPQQLDLPEDFLLEDASNLGLILNNLQHLIGTQKIVENLKKFYEPAENLTTRISGGTVQIFLHEAGLTSPIPETRLSDGILRYICLLTLLLHPSPPPLLCIEEPELGLHPDILPALADLLIEASERTQIIITTHSDVLVSAFSETPEAILVCERDEAGTHLKRLEKKSLQTWLENYSLGELWRMGEIGGTRW from the coding sequence GTGAACGGTCAAACATTCATTAAAACCCTGACACTCCAAAACTTTCTTTCCTATGGTGAATTTGGAGAAACGATCGACTTACAACCTCTCAATGTCATTATTGGAGCAAATGCCTCGGGTAAATCCAATTTAATTGAAGCAATGGGTCTTCTTCAAGCCGTACCTAACGACTTGACTCAACCAATTCGAGAAGGGGGCGGAGTGAGAGAATGGTTATGGAAAGGAGGTAAAGAAACGCCCATTGCCAGAATTGAAGCTTTGCTAGACTATCCAGATGGAATTATGCCCTTACGTTATCGTCTGGATTTTACCGCAGTGAATCAACGACTAGAAATTGTAGACGAAGCGATTGAAAACGAAAAACCGAATCGTGAAGGCGAGCAAGATGTTTTCTTTTTTTACCGCTATCAACAAGGAAATCCAGTCTTAAATGTTCGCACCAACTTAGAAATTCAAGCGGGAGAACATATCGAACGCAGTCGTCGTTCTTTGAAGCGGGAAACCTTGAAACTAGATCGCTCGGTTCTCGCTCAACGGAAAGACCCAGAGCAATATCCTGAATTAACTTATTTAGCAGAACAATTCCCAAATATTTGCTTGTACAGAGAGTGGAACTCAGGAAGGTATACTCCCCCAAGAATGCCTCAGCAGCTTGACTTGCCTGAAGATTTTTTGCTAGAAGATGCCAGCAATTTGGGCTTAATTCTGAATAACTTGCAACACCTCATTGGTACTCAGAAAATAGTTGAAAATTTAAAAAAGTTCTACGAACCAGCAGAGAATTTAACGACTAGAATTTCGGGCGGCACAGTTCAAATCTTTTTGCATGAAGCAGGTTTGACCAGTCCGATTCCCGAAACTCGTTTATCGGATGGTATATTGCGATATATTTGTCTGCTAACTTTATTATTACATCCTTCGCCCCCGCCTCTATTATGTATTGAAGAACCCGAACTCGGACTGCATCCCGACATTTTGCCTGCACTCGCCGATTTGTTGATTGAAGCTTCCGAACGGACTCAAATTATCATCACAACGCATTCTGATGTTTTGGTTTCTGCTTTCAGCGAGACTCCTGAAGCTATTTTAGTTTGCGAGCGAGATGAAGCGGGTACACACTTGAAACGATTAGAGAAAAAATCCTTGCAAACCTGGTTAGAAAACTACTCCTTGGGGGAATTGTGGCGCATGGGAGAGATTGGAGGAACGCGATGGTAA
- a CDS encoding FHA domain-containing protein, protein MITLTLLHPIRLTPIQSWEFSGQSLVRVGRAPDNDVILYSSVVSRYHIELQRYSGEWELVSLGANGTYVEGKLIQQISALNNTTLHLARSGPKILLRLGAIDPNTAGIRTISPSRTESALHSC, encoded by the coding sequence GTGATTACTCTAACGCTTTTGCATCCGATTCGCTTAACACCGATTCAAAGTTGGGAGTTTTCAGGACAATCGCTCGTCAGAGTAGGACGAGCGCCCGACAATGATGTCATTCTCTATAGTTCAGTTGTCTCGCGCTACCACATTGAGTTACAACGTTATAGCGGAGAGTGGGAGCTTGTGAGTTTAGGGGCAAATGGCACCTATGTTGAGGGCAAATTGATTCAACAAATCTCTGCCCTCAATAATACGACGCTCCATTTAGCTCGTTCCGGACCCAAAATTCTCCTGCGTTTGGGAGCAATAGATCCAAATACGGCGGGAATCCGAACGATCTCTCCAAGTCGTACCGAGTCCGCGCTGCACTCCTGTTAG
- a CDS encoding TPM domain-containing protein, protein MKQLFKTLLAMLLAIAAIAFPVAPALATGVFDLPQTGAGQAPWAIDEADVISRINEGQLNNALEKLEADTGKGVKMVALRRLDFDQTIDSFADGLFERWFPTPEAKANQTLIVIDTLTNKSVIRTGDAVKAIVPDEIAQSILQENLGLPVRQGNKYNEGFLSASDRLTALLSGQPDPGAPVAADNLNVEGTFAKAEESDTKNSTIWVIGFLLVATIVPMLTYYAYVGFPGR, encoded by the coding sequence ATGAAACAATTGTTTAAAACTTTATTGGCAATGCTGCTGGCTATTGCCGCGATCGCGTTTCCCGTCGCTCCGGCCCTCGCAACCGGCGTATTCGACCTACCGCAGACGGGCGCGGGACAAGCCCCTTGGGCGATTGACGAAGCCGATGTTATCAGTCGCATTAATGAAGGTCAACTGAATAACGCCCTCGAAAAGTTGGAAGCGGATACCGGAAAAGGCGTGAAAATGGTCGCCCTGCGTCGCCTCGACTTCGACCAAACCATCGACAGTTTTGCTGATGGGTTGTTCGAGCGCTGGTTCCCGACCCCGGAAGCAAAAGCCAATCAAACATTAATCGTTATCGATACGCTCACTAATAAGAGTGTCATTCGCACCGGCGATGCGGTTAAAGCCATTGTTCCCGATGAAATTGCCCAAAGCATCCTTCAAGAAAACTTGGGGCTGCCCGTGCGCCAAGGTAATAAGTATAACGAAGGATTTTTAAGTGCGAGCGATCGCCTTACAGCATTACTCTCCGGACAGCCCGATCCCGGCGCGCCCGTCGCCGCAGACAATCTTAACGTTGAAGGCACTTTTGCTAAAGCTGAAGAAAGCGATACAAAAAATTCAACGATTTGGGTGATTGGTTTCCTTCTTGTCGCAACCATCGTCCCCATGCTCACCTACTACGCCTACGTCGGTTTTCCTGGACGCTAA
- a CDS encoding photosystem I reaction center protein subunit XI yields the protein MTNQVVKPYNGDPFVGHLATPISASGFTKAFINNLPAYRKGVSPLIRGLEVGMAHGYFLVGPWTVLGPLRDYEGAAALGGYISAIALLAIATACMSVYGLVMFPDNDEKADYFKSNIDAPRNLQTGSDWSQFTGGFFLGAMGGATVAFFLLENLAGVKAILGGLVN from the coding sequence ATGACCAATCAGGTGGTTAAGCCCTATAATGGCGATCCGTTCGTCGGGCATTTAGCAACCCCCATTTCTGCGTCTGGCTTTACGAAAGCTTTTATCAACAACTTACCCGCATACCGCAAAGGCGTTTCTCCGTTAATTCGAGGTTTAGAAGTCGGCATGGCCCACGGCTATTTCCTCGTCGGTCCTTGGACGGTTCTCGGCCCGTTAAGAGATTACGAAGGCGCTGCGGCTCTCGGCGGTTATATTTCTGCCATTGCCCTTCTCGCGATCGCAACCGCTTGTATGTCGGTGTACGGCTTGGTGATGTTCCCCGATAACGACGAGAAAGCCGATTACTTCAAGAGCAATATCGATGCTCCCAGAAACCTACAAACCGGCTCGGATTGGAGCCAATTTACAGGCGGTTTCTTCCTCGGAGCAATGGGCGGCGCAACAGTCGCTTTCTTCTTGCTCGAGAACTTAGCCGGAGTTAAAGCAATTCTGGGCGGTTTGGTTAACTAA
- a CDS encoding photosystem I reaction center subunit VIII, protein MTGSYAASYLPLIMIPLVCWLMPAVVMGLLFIYIESDA, encoded by the coding sequence ATGACAGGCAGTTACGCAGCTTCGTACTTACCTTTGATCATGATTCCGCTGGTGTGCTGGTTAATGCCCGCCGTGGTTATGGGACTCTTATTTATCTACATTGAATCGGATGCTTAA